A stretch of the Calypte anna isolate BGI_N300 chromosome 21, bCalAnn1_v1.p, whole genome shotgun sequence genome encodes the following:
- the MXRA8 gene encoding matrix remodeling-associated protein 8 translates to MKQLAKLLLWQILLQQSSVDLYSVPADASNPESVVVSVLNISAALGSQALLPCRSHRMVWTQDRLNDRQRVVHWDVYSSYYGDSKMERLCDMYSAGDQRVYSAYNQGRIFMPQNAFTDGNFSLVIKDVAESDEGTYSCNLHHHYCHVYETVKIQLIITKQAEDGKEYWDGEKPVIVAPEGSTVLLPCVNRNHIWTERHSEEEQQVVHWDRQPPGVPHDRADRLIDLYASGECRSYGPLFLRQKMNITDSAFAVGDFSLRISQLESADEGTYSCHLHHHYCGLHERRIYRVFVTEPVREKKVVNLTTHNIAPAVDPNVVRGHNVINVIIPESRVHFFQQLGYILATLLLFIVLLIVIVLVTRKHRQRGYEYNVKKYGEKDVNLKEFTVDTTDLTQCKGEDIRLDYKNNILKEKAEQARSFPAKNIDLDKDFRKEYCK, encoded by the exons GTTCTGTTGATTTATATTCAG TCCCAGCTGATGCCTCAAACCCGGAGAGCGTGGTGGTGTCGGTGCTGAACATCAGCGCAGCGCTGGGCTCgcaggctctgctcccctgcAGGAGCCACCGCATGGTGTGGACCCAGGATCGCCTCAACGACCGCCAGCGGGTGGTGCACTGGGACGTCTACAGCAGCTACTACGGGGACAGCAAGATGGAGAGGCTGTGTGACATGTACTCAGCTGGGGACCAGCGTGTCTACAGTGCCTACAACCAAGGGAGGATATTCATGCCCCAGAATGCCTTTACAGATGGCAACTTCTCCTTGGTGATCAAAG AtgttgcagagagtgatgaagGCACTTACTCTTGTAATCTTCACCACCACTACTGCCACGTATATGAAACTGTGAAAATCCAACTAATCATCACCAAGCAAG CTGAGGATGGTAAGGAGTACTGGGATGGGGAGAAGCCTGTGATTGTTGCCCCAGAAGGCAGCACGGTTCTGCTCCCCTGTGTGAACCGCAACCACATCTGGACTGAGCGGCACagtgaggaggagcagcaggtggTGCACTGGGACAGGCAGCCCCCGGGCGTCCCTCATGACCGCGCCGACCGCCTCATCGACCTCTACGCCTCCGGCGAGTGCCGTTCCTACGGGCCTCTCTTCCTCCGTCAGAAGATGAACATCACTGACTCAGCCTTTGCTGTGGGAGACTTCTCCCTGAGGATTTCTCAGCTGGAAAGTGCAGATGAGGGCACCTACTCCTGCCACCTGCACCATCACTACTGCGGCCTCCACGAGCGCAGGATCTACAGAGTCTTTGTGACAGAGCCGGTGAGAGAGAAGAAGGTGGTGAACCTCACAACTCACAACATTGCCCCAGCTGTAG ATCCAAATGTTGTCAGGGGCCACAACGTGATAAATGTCATCATCCCTGAGAGCCGGGTGCACttcttccagcagctgggctACATCCTGGCaactctgctgctcttcattGTCCTCCTCATTGTCATTGTCCTGGTCACCCGCAAGCACAGGCAGAGAG GTTATGAATACAATGTGAAGAAATATGGAGA GAAGGATGTAAATCTTAAAGAATTTACTGTTGACACAACAGATCTGACTCAATGCAAAGGTGAAGACATCAGGCTGG ATTACAAAAACAACATCCTGAAGGAGAAGGCCGAGCAAGCCAGAAGCTTCCCAGCAAAGAACATTGATTTAGACAAAG ATTTCAGGAAGGAATACTGTAAATGA